Proteins encoded together in one Miscanthus floridulus cultivar M001 chromosome 16, ASM1932011v1, whole genome shotgun sequence window:
- the LOC136512758 gene encoding uncharacterized protein: MAHLPDELVREILLRVTPDDPACLLRAAVVCKSWRRMLADPDFCCRHRELHPTPHVAGFLRIVSDAIPYSSRFESIDPTFRRPAARDLPGWLALDCRHGRALFATPAPVGGFPVVLDFIVWNPLTDERRRLPQPSPRPTAPPTGRSTDRPHFNAAVLCAATAEGCDHRGCHRGPFLVVFLFSTSTRTCALVYSSETDDWKYVTSTPGHNLYSVDNMPSPSVLVGDALYFRGSGNYHAFEYQVTTHRLSAIYRPQSASLMATADGEFHFATLLEDPLSLCLWSAEKVPSGFEQWVQARAFNLETLLPKDTLTPRFNVTGSMEGADIIFVIVYKYAHHRGDVYMVHLNSGKIKKVFEGYSYVFPYTSFCIPVIDEAYTGQEPREGVPNA; this comes from the exons ATGGCTCACCTGCCGGACGAGCTCGTCCGCGAGATCCTCCTCCGCGTCACACCCGACGACCCCGCGTGCCTCCTCCGCGCCGCCGTCGTATGCAAGAGCTGGCGCCGCATGCTCGCCGACCCCGACTTCTGCTGCCGCCACCGGGAGCTCCACCCGACGCCCCACGTCGCCGGCTTCCTCCGCATCGTGAGCGACGCCATACCCTACAGCTCCCGCTTCGAGTCCATCGACCCCACCTTCCGCCGTCCCGCCGCCCGCGACCTCCCGGGCTGGCTCGCCCTCGACTGCCGCCACGGCCGCGCCCTCTTCGCCACCCCAGCCCCAGTCGGGGGCTTCCCGGTGGTTTTGGACTTCATCGTCTGGAACCCTTTGACGGACGAGCGCCGCCGCCTGCCCCAGCCCTCTCCCCGCCCCACGGCCCCACCCACTGGCCGCTCCACGGACCGCCCCCATTTCAACGCGGCGGTACTCTGCGCTGCCACTGCTGAAGGCTGCGATCACCGCGGCTGCCACAGGGGCCCCTTCCTCGTGGTTTTCCTCTTCAGCACCTCGACTCGCACATGCGCGCTCGTGTACTCCTCTGAGACGGATGATTGGAAATACGTAACCTCTACTCCAGGCCACAATCTGTACTCCGTCGACAACATGCCATCTCCGAGCGTTCTCGTAGGAGACGCCCTCTACTTCAGGGGCAGTGGGAACTACCACGCTTTTGAATACCAAGTAACCACCCATCGCCTTTCGGCGATCTACCGTCCTCAGTCAGCATCCCTCATGGCCACGGCGGATGGTGAATTTCATTTCGCCACTTTGTTGGAAGATCCTCTCAGCCTATGCCTGTGGTCAGCGGAGAAAGTTCCCAGTGGATTTGAGCAATGGGTACAGGCCAGGGCCTTCAACCTTGAGACGCTGCTCCCTAAAGACACGCTGACGCCACGGTTTAATGTGACTGGCTCCATGGAGGGCGCAGATATCATATTTGTGATTGTCTACAAATATGCTCATCACCGTGGTGATGTCTACATGGTCCACCTCAATTCGGGGAAGATAAAGAAGGTGTTTGAGGGTTATAGTTATGTCTTTCCCTACACGAGCTTCTGCATTCCGG TGATTGATGAGGCTTATACAGGCCAGGAACCAAGGGAAGGTGTTCCAAATGCATGA
- the LOC136513696 gene encoding G-type lectin S-receptor-like serine/threonine-protein kinase B120, whose amino-acid sequence MARACIIIPILIILLSLLCQSDEDQLTQAKALSPGDVLISKDGAFALGFFFAGNSNKSLYIGIWYNKVPERTVVWVANRDNPVIASSSAKLAINNKPELVLSDSQGRTHWTTTTMNSTTAGGTGAFAALLSSGNFVLRTPTGETIWQSFDHPTDTLLPSMRLLLNHKAQVPTRLVSWKGPDDPSTGNFSYGVDPNSNLQFFTWHGNLPYSRSSVINSASMSTGMSLGNGSSVIYQAIVDTRNDLYYTYKIPEGAPYMRLWLDYTGKIRTQSWNSNTSSWMVVFERPHSSCDLYASCGPFGYCDSVGDVPTCRCPEGFDPIDGVNYSRGCQRKETPRCRKEDSFVTLPAMKAPDKFLYLSNRSFDQCAAECSRNCSCVAYAYTGLSLSDSNGDTSRCLVWTGDLIDMEKASFADNFYLRVAGSPVQKKSKLNKILLPIIAFVLLLTFTALVWTCKRRGRRQKKKVQNRVILEYLRSPDETGDKNIEFPFISFEDIVAATDHFSDSNMLGKGGFGKVYKGVLAGTKEVAVKRLSKSSVQGMEEFRNEVVLIAKLQHKNLVKLIGCCIHEDERLLVYEYLPNKSLDYFLFDSSKKSMLQWPTRFKIIQGVARGIMYLHQDSRLTIIHRDLKASNILLDKEMSPKISDFGMARIFFGEQLQANTNRVVGTYGYMAPEYAMEGSFSVKSDTYSFGVLLLEIVSGLKISSPHLLMDFPNLIVYAWNLWKDGKVDHLVDSFVVESSCLLDEVSRCVQIGLLCVQDDPSSRPFMAAVVSMLENRTTPLPTPKQPSYFAQRSYEPGKAGGHREVSMNEMSLTALEGR is encoded by the exons ATGGCAAGAGCTTGCATTATTATCCCTATTCTCATCATCCTCTTGAGTTTGTTGTGCCAATCGGATGAAGACCAACTGACACAAGCTAAAGCACTCTCGCCTGGTGACGTGCTCATCTCTAAGGACGGAGCCTTTGCTCTCGGCTTCTTCTTCGCAGGCAACTCTAACAAGAGCTTATACATCGGCATCTGGTACAACAAAGTGCCGGAGCGCACGGTGGTGTGGGTCGCCAACCGTGACAACCCAGTCATCGCCTCTTCGTCAGCGAAGctcgccatcaacaacaaaccAGAGCTGGTGCTGTCGGACTCCCAAGGCCGCACCCattggacgacgacgacgatgaacaGCACCACAGCTGGAGGCACAGGAGCTTTTGCAGCGCTACTCAGCTCGGGTAACTTTGTCCTTCGAACGCCAACCGGTGAGACAATATGGCAAAGCTTCGATCACCCGACTGACACCTTACTCCCATCCATGAGGTTATTGCTCAACCACAAAGCTCAAGTGCCAACTCGCCTCGTTTCTTGGAAGGGCCCTGATGACCCATCCACGGGGAATTTCTCATATGGCGTCGATCCCAACTCGAACCTTCAGTTCTTCACTTGGCACGGGAACTTGCCGTACAGCCGCTCCAGTGTGATTAACAGTGCCTCTATGTCCACTGGCATGTCCCTCGGCAATGGTTCCTCCGTCATATATCAAGCCATTGTTGACACAAGGAACGACCTCTACTATACGTACAAAATCCCTGAAGGAGCACCCTACATGCGCCTCTGGCTTGACTACACCGGCAAGATAAGGACTCAGAGTTGGAACAGCAACACATCATCTTGGATGGTCGTTTTTGAGCGACCCCATTCCAGCTGCGATCTCTATGCCTCGTGTGGTCCATTCGGCTACTGCGACAGCGTGGGTGACGTCCCAACGTGCCGGTGCCCTGAAGGATTTGATCCCATCGATGGTGTCAACTATTCGAGAGGATGCCAGAGAAAGGAGACTCCGAGATGCAGGAAAGAAGACAGCTTCGTGACCTTGCCAGCGATGAAGGCTCCTGATAAGTTCTTGTACTTGAGCAACAGAAGCTTTGACCAGTGCGCAGCCGAGTGCAGCAGAAACTGCTCGTGTGTAGCTTACGCTTACACCGGCTTGAGCCTAAGTGACAGTAATGGCGACACATCAAGGTGTTTGGTTTGGACTGGGGACCTCATTGACATGGAGAAGGCCAGCTTTGCTGATAACTTCTACCTCCGAGTTGCTGGATCTCCTG TACAGAAGAAGAgcaaattaaacaagattttacTCCCGATAATAGCTTTTGTGCTGCTACTCACATTCACAGCCCTTGTCTGGACATGTAAAAGAAGAG GTAGACGACAAAAGAAGAAAGTTCAGAACAGAGTGATACTAGAATACTTGAGGTCTCCGGATGAAACGGGGGACAAGAATATAGAGTTCCCATTTATTAGCTTTGAAGACATTGTTGCAGCAACAGACCATTTCTCAGACTCAAATATGCTTGGGAAGGGAGGTTTTGGCAAAGTTTACAAG GGAGTGTTGGCTGGTACCAAGGAAGTAGCAGTCAAGAGACTTAGCAAGAGTTCTGTTCAAGGCATGGAGGAATTCAGAAATGAAGTTGTCTTGATTGCAAAACTGCAGCACAAGAACCTAGTTAAGCTTATTGGTTGCTGTATTCATGAAGATGAGAGGTTGTTGGTATATGAGTACTTGCCCAACAAAAGCTTGGATTACTTCCTCTTTG ACTCGTCAAAAAAATCAATGCTTCAGTGGCCGACAAGGTTCAAGATAATCCAGGGGGTTGCTAGAGGAATCATGTATCTCCATCAGGACTCGAGACTGACTATAATCCATAGAGATCTTAAAGCAAGCAACATCTTGTTAGATAAGGAGATGAGCCCTAAGATATCAGATTTTGGCATGGCTAGGATATTCTTTGGTGAGCAGCTCCAAGCAAATACTAACCGAGTTGTAGGGACATA TGGTTACATGGCTCCTGAATATGCGATGGAAGGTTCCTTTTCGGTCAAGTCTGACACCTACAGCTTTGGTGTTCTACTGCTGGAAATTGTAAGTGGATTAAAGATCAGCTCGCCACATCTTCTCATGGATTTCCCCAACCTTATAGTATAT GCATGGAACTTGTGGAAAGATGGGAAAGTAGACCATCTGGTGGACTCATTTGTTGTGGAGAGTAGCTGCCTCCTTGATGAAGTTTCGCGATGCGTCCAAATAGGACTTTTGTGTGTACAAGATGATCCAAGCTCCAGGCCCTTCATGGCAGCGGTTGTGTCCATGCTGGAAAACAGAACTACGCCACTTCCAACACCAAAGCAACCTTCATATTTTGCACAAAGGAGTTACGAGCCCGGAAAGGCTGGAGGCCACAGGGAGGTCTCCATGAATGAAATGAGCTTGACAGCACTTGAGGGTCGTTAG
- the LOC136510383 gene encoding putative inactive G-type lectin S-receptor-like serine/threonine-protein kinase SRK, translating into MARACIIIPILILLFSSSLCQQSSDQLTQAKPLSPGDVLISKDGAFALGFFSAGNSNKSLYIGIWYNKVPERTVVWVANRDSPVIAPSSAKLAVTGKPELVLSDSQGRTRWTTMTNSTTNGGTGAFAALLSSGNFVLRTSTGETIWQSFDHPSDTLLPTMRLLLNHKAQVPTHIISWKGPDDPSTGNFSYGIDPNSNFQFFTWHGTLPYSRSNVLNDASLSSGLYPNGSSIIYQAIVDTRSGLYYTYTASEESPYIRIWLDYTGKIRAQSWNRTTSSWMFIFERPHSSCNLYASCGPFGYCDSTGDVPTCRCPEGFEPINAVNYSRGCRRKEILRCGKEDSFVTLPECQR; encoded by the coding sequence ATGGCGAGAGCTTGCATTATTATCCCCATTCTCATCCTCCTGTTCTCGAGTTCGCTGTGCCAACAATCCAGTGACCAGCTGACACAAGCTAAACCACTCTCGCCTGGTGACGTGCTCATCTCTAAGGACGGAGCTTTTGCTCTCGGCTTCTTCTCTGCAGGCAACTCTAACAAGAGCTTATACATCGGCATCTGGTACAACAAGGTCCCGGAGCGCACGGTGGTGTGGGTTGCCAACCGTGACAGCCCAGTCATCGCCCCTTCGTCAGCGAAGCTCGCCGTCACCGGCAAACCAGAACTTGTGCTGTCAGACTCCCAAGGGCGCACCCGTTGGACAACGATGACAAACAGCACCACAAACGGAGGCACTGGAGCTTTTGCAGCACTACTCAGCTCAGGTAATTTTGTCCTTAGAACGTCAACCGGCGAGACAATATGGCAAAGCTTCGATCACCCAAGTGACACCTTGCTCCCAACTATGAGGTTATTGCTCAACCACAAGGCACAAGTGCCAACTCACATCATTTCTTGGAAGGGCCCTGATGACCCATCCACTGGGAATTTCTCATATGGCATCGATCCCAACTCGAACTTTCAGTTCTTCACTTGGCACGGGACCTTGCCGTACAGCCGCTCAAATGTGCTTAACGATGCCTCTCTGTCCAGCGGTCTGTACCCCAATGGTTCCTCCATCATATATCAAGCCATTGTCGACACAAGGAGTGGCCTCTACTATACATACACAGCCTCTGAAGAATCACCCTACATACGCATCTGGCTTGACTACACTGGCAAGATAAGGGCTCAGAGTTGGAACAGAACCACATCATCTTGGATGTTCATTTTTGAGCGACCCCATTCCAGCTGCAATCTCTATGCCTCGTGTGGTCCATTCGGCTACTGCGACAGCACAGGCGATGTCCCAACGTGCCGGTGCCCTGAAGGGTTCGAGCCCATCAACGCTGTCAACTATTCGAGAGGATGCCGGAGAAAGGAGATACTGAGATGCGGGAAAGAAGATAGCTTCGTGACCTTGCCAGAATGCCAGCGATGA